ATCGCGGCGAGTGCGACCGCTAGGTTGATCCCCGCCCCGCAATCGCGCTGGGTAGAATTCGAGCATGAGCAGCGGCATGGCGTTATTCGGGTCCTCGATGCCGCCCTGGCCGAAGACGGCTAGCGCGTACAGTCCGACGAACCCGGCGCCGATGTAGACGACGAACACTACTAGAACACTCGGAATAGTGGTCGTAATTCGTCGCCTCGAAAACCACCGGCTCGCAATCGTACGGACCAGCCGTCGATCAAGCGGAGTTGCGTGAGCCGATACATTTCCGAGCGTATCTGTCCAGAACTCAGCCGTTCCTGATACTCGTCACGAGTTGCTCACGGCCGTACTCGTCGGTCACATCGTTTCGATGAAACCGGACGTACATTGTCGGTCCACAGAACGACGAAGCGGTGATTGTGCTAGATCCCACTGAAATTCAGGGAATGTACGCGGCAAACGGCGTCAACACGAGTGGGCCGCTCCGGCGAGTGGCCGCTACATCACAGCAGATCGTAGCGCTCTTTTGTCACTCAGGATTGTGCGTGTCAGTCGACGATTCCGTATCGAGTGAGCTCTGCCTGAATCTCTTCGCGTTTCATCAGTGAGAACCCCGCAACTACGAGGAGGAACCCACCAACCATTGAGAACGTGATTGGCTCCCCAAACAGAAGCCACCCGGTAGTTGCAGCAACTACAGGAGACAGATACATCACAAGTGTCACCTCAAACGAGGGGCGACGCTGGAGTAGTGAAAAATAGAGCAGATACGCAACGACTGTCGAGATGATACCGAGATAGGCGACTGCCACGCCAGCAATCAGTGGCACCTCACCACTCCACGTCTCTCCAAATAGTGGGCTCAGGGCGTGTAAAAGGACCGCACCGAGGGCCGCTGACCAAGCTGTTTGCACTGAACTGGAGAGTGACATGTCGGCGTATCGAATCAGCACACTCGCCAGCGCGACGCCACCCGCGCCCCCGAATAGAATTGCCTTGCCCAGCAGGCTCTCGGTGAACGTAATCGCTCCGGACGGAACCAGCATAACCAGCACACCGACGAATCCAATCCCCAAGCCAGCGATCGAGAGAGGGCGAAGGCGCTCTTTGGGAAGGAGCACCCACGAGAACCCGGCTGTTAACACCGGAACGAGACTAGTCATTATGCCCGAGAAAACGCTCGTGGTCAGGGCCTGTCCGATGTACCAGACACCGTTGCCGATTACAGTCCACAACACGCCGCCAGCAACGATCGCAAGCACGTCGCCTCGTGAACGCGGCCTCCAGTCCTCACTCCGAAGGACGACGTACCCGATCATCAGTAGGCTGGCCACGTCGAATCGCAACGCCATCAACAGAAGCGGCGGGAACGTCGAAAGCCCGATTTCGGCGGCCGGAAAGATGGTACCCCATAATAGTGCGAGAAGCCCCAAATCCCGAACGTCTCTAACTGTCGACATTCTATACTCTCCGTGATTTTGTAACTGGATTGACTCTCCAGATGCTGATGATAGACTCCACACTGCGCCATTGTCCCGCGAGTTGTACTCGAGTCGCTAGCGTACTCATTCGATTGACAGCCATCTGTTGTCGTTGTCACACACGGTCTTGAAAATATCGAATTTGGCGAATTCGTTCCGGGATAACACTCGATCAGATGTGCAGTGTCACGTCTGGAGACCTATAACTTCTTCAACCGCTAGCCTTGTTCCCGAAACTCAGCCGAGCCCACGATATGTGTCGGGATGTCGAAACCCGCAGTACCGTCGAGAAGCCACCTTGCCGTCTCTGAGCGTCACCTTGTAGCCGAACCGACCGACGGTTCGATCAGTGCTTCGCATGGGTCCACTCGAACCCATGACTCGGTCTCACCGTCGTGTTCCTCGAGGAATCGACGGTTCGCCGTCGGTGGGTTCTGGGAAGGTGTTCATTGACCTCGGGATACTCCCCGCAGATCGTGCGGTCAGTTCTCATAAACGCGACGGGGAGGCCGCTGCCGGTGGTCTCGTCCATCCGACCACCGCAGTACGGGCAAACCCGGCTCGTGCTCCGACGGCTCCGCTGTACTGCGATTGATCATGACCGAGGATTTCAGTTGTCCGTCCGACGGACGCGAGTCAGCGAACGAGAGCTCGTAGGTGGGGAAGGCCAGCAGCGAAATCAGGACATAGCGGAGAATCCACCGCTACCGCGTGGGACAGTGGATTCGCTCGTTCTCTCGTAACTCGTTCCCCGCGACGCAACCCTCCTGGAGCAGGAAATTTTCGTTCTAGACAACCGAATCCTCTCCGATCCAACCCCTTCGACTTACTGACCCTTCCTAACGCCGTTTACTCCGAATTCCACAGTATTGGTATAATATCGAGTTTAGACACTAAAACATGGGACTGAGTCTTCAGGATCACGTAAGAACTTGTGGGTTGCGACGATATACGCGGATCCAGCAACCTCCGATGTCATTACGCGGATGCCGTCTCTGTCCTCATGGTCTTGGAGTTCCCCTTCGAAACGTGTTCCGATCACGCTTTCGTACTGGTATGCCTCGTTAAGGTCGAGTTCCTCCTTGTCGTGAAGAAGGGTCATTTTGGCACACGTCCCGGATCCGCACGGGGAACGATCGACTTGCCCTTCGCCGAAAATAACGACGTTTCGGTCGGCGTCGTTGTCTGACTCGTAGAACTCCGTGATGTCTACTGTCGTACTTTTTCCAGAAAGTGGGTCTTGAAGGCCGAACTCTCGGTTGATGGTCCTCCGGATTTCAAGGCCTAATTCCACGAATTTGTCCGTATTCTCTGTCGCGACTGCGAGGTCAACTGCGGACGCAGGGACAAGTGCGAATACATTACCAGCGTGGACAACGTCTACCGGAACTACGACCGTTCTGCCGCCAAGCGACAGGGTAACTTCGACGTTATCAACAATATACGAGGTGATGTTCTGGACCGCAACTCGGTCGACCCTCCCGTCCTCACTCATCTCTGGACGCGCTGAGACGACACCTGCTGGCGTTTCGATTCGTACCTGTGATTTCGCTTCTAGTCGTCCTGTTTCTATCAATGCGGTCACGACGCCTATAGTCCCGTGCCCACACATGTCGAGGTACCCCCCATTATCCATGAAGAATAATCCAAGGTCTGCGTCGTCACGAGAGGGTGGGACCGTAATCGCCCCGAACATATCGTCATGGCCCCGTGGCTCCTTCATCAAGAACTCACGTAAGTGGTCGAATTCTTCGGCAAACTTATCGCGTTGCTCTCGAACCGTTCCACCCTCGAACACTTCTCGGTTGAGGCCGCCAGTGATAATGCGAGTCGGCTCGCCACCTGTGTGCGTGTCGATCGACTCAATAAGCACGTCTGACTGCATATCCTACCATCCGCGAGTTCAAGTATAATGATTTCGCTCCAGAGGGGGTTTCAGTGCCACTGAAAAAGACGGTAGTCAGATCCGCAACGGCAACCTATAGTCTCTCTAAGTTGGATATCTGAGAGTCATTCCAATCGTAAAACGACTCGTCGGTCTTTTTCAGAGTCTCAACACACTCGTTGTACCGCTGGACCGCTATCTCACGATATGGGTCGTTAGGGTGGTTCTCGATCCACTCACGGAGTTCGAACAGAGCGCGTGGGGAGTAGCTCTCTATCGCCCCCTGTCGGGTGATTAACTCGGCTTTCTTGTCCTCTTCGGAAAGGGTTTTCCTGAGAGCCACTAGAGAAGCGCACCACAGAGTGATGATCATTGACAGCATGACGACCCAACCGAATGCAGTTAATGTCTCCGCCATTATCAGTCACCTCCTGGCGTCAGAGCAGGTTCATTCGTCTTTCCTCTCCGAATGAACTGCATGAGTAGGATACTCCCGATAGTAAGACCAACCATGAGGGCGAGACCGCTGATTGCCCGCGGGTCCTCGATATTGGTTGCGAAGTAATACCCCATAATGAAGACCATTACGGTCGGAATCACGTATTTGATGATCGGATCCCAATAAGAGCCAATATAGACGTCGCTGTTATGATTTAAGTCGAGGATGCGAGCGCGTTTCGAATCGATCACCCAGCCGACAAGGATGAGTATCATCAACGTCGCGAGCGGGAGTCCGAAGTTGCCGAACATGAAGTCCATCCAGCCGAGGAATTCGGAGGAATATGCGCTCGGAATTCCGAGCAGCCACCAAGCGCCGACAACTGCTATCACGGACTGAGTACGCGTCAGACGCGTCTCTTCTTTGACGGTCGTTACCCCGACCTCTGTGATACCGAGGCCGGACGAGTATGTAGCGAACAGGAAGCCAAGGAAGAACAGAAGGCCCCAGATGTAGCCGCCGGTCATACTCGGGAAGATAGAAACGAGCGAAACGAAGGTCAACTCAGCCCCTGTAGTCGGTTCTAGACCGAACGCGAAGACGGCAGGAAACACGGTAAAGATGGCAAGTAGACCGATGCTCGTGTTCCCAACCGCGGTGATCAGGCCGCCGCCGAGCGGGACGTCGTCGTTCTTTCCGAGGTAGCTACCGTAAGTGAGTGCAATACCCCATCCCAGCCCGGTTGAGAAGAGTGCCTGACCAAGAGCAGCAATCCACGTATTTGCATCGGTCATGTACTTCCACTCAGGATTGAACGCGAACGCGAGCCCTTCCATCGCTCCAGGGAGCGTTAGTCCTTTGATAGCGACTGCGGACAGCGTCACCACCAACGCCGGGATCATCCATTTGACGACTCGTTCAATACCATCCGAGATACCGAAAAGTAAGACGAATCCGACTAGAACTGCAACTAACGTGTGCAGTCCCACGACTAACAGTGGGGATCCGGAGAACGCGGCCCAGAACGCCGTGGGGTCGAATCCGGGTTGGTAGAACGTTCCCAGTACCGCGTGTGCCAGATAGTAGATTGTCCACGCGATTACCGGGGCGTAGTAAGACATCAACCCGATATTGACGATGACGACTACAAGGCCCAACCCTTCGGACCACCCCTCTCCGAGGAAGTTCTTAAACGCACCAATGACTCCCCTCTGCGTGTACCGTCCGAGAAGCGTTTCTGCCATTAATCCAGGGACGGCGATGAGGTACAGTAGGACGAGATATATAACCAGAAACGCCCCACCTCCGTTCATTCCAGCAACATACGGCATTCGCCAGATGTTGCCAGACCCCACCACAGCCCCGACCAGTGCCATAACGAAACCGAACCGTGTTGCCCACTGATCACGGGCGAGTCCTGTATCTTCTTCCATGCTACGAAAAAACATGAATGATACGATTGTATAAACCTTCCTGTTCTCGTATCGTGGACATCGGTACATCAAACCGCCTGCTCGAATGCTGTAACCAGGGTCGATCCTCCAGTAGTTGGTGATTCCAAAAATAGTTGTAGGGGTCGTGTAGACGACCAGCCAGCGCTCTGTGCTGGTCTGACTGTCATGCAATATCTCATGAAACCGTTCGATCCCCATCGTATCGGTCTCAAAATCGGTACATTCGAAGAACCCGTAGGGCAGCGTGGGGTTCTTCGATCTATCAGCGCTTCGCTGAGCAAACAGCAGATCGCGGTACTATACGATTATGCACAGACGTCTATATTGCCGGTGACTGGTGCGTTCAGCGATCAATGACTAAAACTGTGAACCCGTGTAGGCTGGGCGCGCGTACTCGGTGATTCGTGAACCGACAGGAATAGTCTCGTCTCTCGTCTGAAACGGATCTTATGCGCTGTCGTCAGTAGGAGCGGTTCCTCGGCGTTACTGACCTGCACTCGATCAGACGCCGACGACGGCGCGAAGCGCGAACAGCGCGTTCTCCTTCCGTTCGCGGACGCGGCGGTAGAAGTACTGCATCCACTTGTCGCCGTAGGGGACGTACTGG
Above is a genomic segment from Haloterrigena salifodinae containing:
- a CDS encoding proline racemase family protein, giving the protein MQSDVLIESIDTHTGGEPTRIITGGLNREVFEGGTVREQRDKFAEEFDHLREFLMKEPRGHDDMFGAITVPPSRDDADLGLFFMDNGGYLDMCGHGTIGVVTALIETGRLEAKSQVRIETPAGVVSARPEMSEDGRVDRVAVQNITSYIVDNVEVTLSLGGRTVVVPVDVVHAGNVFALVPASAVDLAVATENTDKFVELGLEIRRTINREFGLQDPLSGKSTTVDITEFYESDNDADRNVVIFGEGQVDRSPCGSGTCAKMTLLHDKEELDLNEAYQYESVIGTRFEGELQDHEDRDGIRVMTSEVAGSAYIVATHKFLRDPEDSVPCFSV
- a CDS encoding sodium-dependent transporter; its protein translation is MEEDTGLARDQWATRFGFVMALVGAVVGSGNIWRMPYVAGMNGGGAFLVIYLVLLYLIAVPGLMAETLLGRYTQRGVIGAFKNFLGEGWSEGLGLVVVIVNIGLMSYYAPVIAWTIYYLAHAVLGTFYQPGFDPTAFWAAFSGSPLLVVGLHTLVAVLVGFVLLFGISDGIERVVKWMIPALVVTLSAVAIKGLTLPGAMEGLAFAFNPEWKYMTDANTWIAALGQALFSTGLGWGIALTYGSYLGKNDDVPLGGGLITAVGNTSIGLLAIFTVFPAVFAFGLEPTTGAELTFVSLVSIFPSMTGGYIWGLLFFLGFLFATYSSGLGITEVGVTTVKEETRLTRTQSVIAVVGAWWLLGIPSAYSSEFLGWMDFMFGNFGLPLATLMILILVGWVIDSKRARILDLNHNSDVYIGSYWDPIIKYVIPTVMVFIMGYYFATNIEDPRAISGLALMVGLTIGSILLMQFIRRGKTNEPALTPGGD
- a CDS encoding DMT family transporter, encoding MSTVRDVRDLGLLALLWGTIFPAAEIGLSTFPPLLLMALRFDVASLLMIGYVVLRSEDWRPRSRGDVLAIVAGGVLWTVIGNGVWYIGQALTTSVFSGIMTSLVPVLTAGFSWVLLPKERLRPLSIAGLGIGFVGVLVMLVPSGAITFTESLLGKAILFGGAGGVALASVLIRYADMSLSSSVQTAWSAALGAVLLHALSPLFGETWSGEVPLIAGVAVAYLGIISTVVAYLLYFSLLQRRPSFEVTLVMYLSPVVAATTGWLLFGEPITFSMVGGFLLVVAGFSLMKREEIQAELTRYGIVD